The segment atgttgttggcagccCCATAAGGACGCTCTGAAACGCTGCCCTCGGCTGTCCAGCGCACTGGagatggatcagcccctgctctgctgctccttcccatctcccccagggcccttgcagagccccagccatgctgtttgcccccagcctgcccacggccagcctggggctgctcatggggcttttctgtgctgagcattggcctgggtgtgttcttgagagagcctgggcaaggagcctggagcccccaggccctgggctgaggcgtcagcgctgccccagcagtgcccatggcctgtccctgctgcagccccggcactgccacccccagggctgtgcccggccccgagagcactcaggccctgcagcaacaccagggccaccagggcagcggggcagggccacggcagcagcactggcaacaccaagtgctgctgctgctgctgggcacagctgctgggccagcactgatctgcccccagctctgcacacagacattgctgctgcagctccagagaaggcaacaaaagggcatctctgcagaaaactagGCTAGGAGATCCTTTagtttttttaaagcttctgaGAGTGCAGCCCCTCATTGATGCAGTCTTTGAGAACAGGGATGGTGAAGacaaacaaaatgagaaatggcagaagcagtgacattttttgtttgacaatattaaaattctaaaacaaagtaaaatgaCCTCCAAAACGAAACCAACAAAATGATCAAAGATGACTTTGATTacaagtgatttgcagaaattggccagcagtttaatgtttctgaaagcaacaagtcatcagtctccacactgcagccctgagctcctggttcctcaggctgtagatgagggggttcagggctggaggcaccaccgagtacagagCTGACAATgacagatccagggatggggaggagatggaggggggcttcaggtaggtAAAAAATGAGGTGCTGATGAACAGAgagaccacggccaggtgagggaggcaggtggaaaaggctttgtgccgtccctgctcagaggggatcctcagcacagccctgaagatctgcacataggagaaaacaatgaacacaaaacagccaaatgCTAAAAAGGCACTAATCACAATgagcccaagttccctgaggttGGATTGTGAGCAGGAAAGTTTGAGGATCTGGGGCACCTCACAGAAaaactggcccagggcattgccatggcacaggggcagggaaaatgtattggctgtgtgcatcAGAGCATGGAGaaagccactggcccaggcagctgctaccatgtgggcacaagctctgctgcccaggagggtctcgtagtgcaggggtttgcagatggacacatagcggtcgtagcacatgatggtcaggagatAAATCTCTGTtgtaagaaagaagaaaatcagaaagacTTGGGCTGCACATCCAGcgtaggagatgtccctggtgtcccagagggaattgtgcatggctttggggacagtggtgcagatggagcccaggtcgctgagggccaggttgagcaggaagaaggacatgggcgtgtgcaggtggtggccgcaggctgcggcgctgatgatgaggccgttgcccaggagggcagccagggagatgcccagcaagaggcagaagtgcaggagctgcagctgccgcgtgtctgccaatgccagcaggaggaagtgttggatggagctgctgttggacatttgctggggctgcacatgGGGTCCTGTTCATGGATAAAGGACAGTGAAGGGTTAGAGGAGATACCTGTAACCAAAATCAAAGCCATTTTCCACACACCCTCCTTTATAACACACATGGACATGCTCTTGTGTTTAAGAGTtctgatggttttttttttaagctctttCCATGTACTTCCTGGTATTCTTGGATATCAGAAAccctcagcatttctgctgccctCTGGTAGAACAGAGTGGTTTCCCTGAGGCAAGATAATGAGTGGAAACTGGGGGCAGATGATCTGTCACTTCATGTTGTTCGCAGTTTCTCTGGGCTTTCACTTTTCTTGGGTGGAGGATGTTCACACTCCCACGTTTCTCTTAAGAACCCCAGgaactgctgagagcagatggatccaccacagcccagctccatttTTGTAGCAAAGGACTCACGTTGCTCTTTCCACcaacccagcagcattttcagcgTCACAACACCTCTGTCTTTCCCCATCAATCTTAAAACTTTGAGATACTCTAGGACAGGTTTGCATTATGGGTTGAAGCTCCCAGCCTGGACTGAAATCTCACAGGGACTTGCAAGTGTCCTTATGGTGGCATTGGATgaagggagatgcagctccttccctggctgcactgacagcattgcccagagccgggcactggggacagcgtcaccctgagccagctgtgccccctgccagagcccccagggccgggcagctgctcccagccctgtgctctgcagagggaactgggcccggggctgcagagctgccccacggctctgctgcagctctgcctgcacaggaggggctgcacgccttggagccccggccctgagggcagaggctgggctggggcacaggagggagggggcttgttcagagggagaggctgcatttcagggcctcCTGTGAAGATCTCTGAAGTCTCCCTAAAACAgcatttctgggttttgttttctcttattgcctgatcttctctctgcttcctggagatttccctgctgcaggtgttttccctgtgcctgatctctccctgccagcatcacagaccccaaatctctgtgccCTTTCCTTGGCCTGACAGAACCCTGTCTGTTTGTAGGGCGCTGGCTGGGGGCAGGTTCTGTTTGCAGCTTGTAGAAAggacagctcagactgagcctgaTGGCTCCAGCAAAGGTGATACTGGTCCTGTCAATGGGCAGAGTGGCTGTAAGCACATTAGGGATCTCCTGTGACCCTATTGATCacaaaaaggaacattttggaTGTCTCAGGCACTTGTCAAAATTCATAACTTATAATACATACTATCTTCATTACATAACC is part of the Zonotrichia leucophrys gambelii isolate GWCS_2022_RI unplaced genomic scaffold, RI_Zleu_2.0 Scaffold_638_29103, whole genome shotgun sequence genome and harbors:
- the LOC135441890 gene encoding olfactory receptor 14C36-like; protein product: MSNSSSIQHFLLLALADTRQLQLLHFCLLLGISLAALLGNGLIISAAACGHHLHTPMSFFLLNLALSDLGSICTTVPKAMHNSLWDTRDISYAGCAAQVFLIFFFLTTEIYLLTIMCYDRYVSICKPLHYETLLGSRACAHMVAAAWASGFLHALMHTANTFSLPLCHGNALGQFFCEVPQILKLSCSQSNLRELGLIVISAFLAFGCFVFIVFSYVQIFRAVLRIPSEQGRHKAFSTCLPHLAVVSLFISTSFFTYLKPPSISSPSLDLSLSALYSVVPPALNPLIYSLRNQELRAAVWRLMTCCFQKH